The following coding sequences are from one uncultured Desulfobacter sp. window:
- a CDS encoding FUSC family protein, whose protein sequence is MQHNHWARLSKELTFSSQIFRHALRAAIAITLAVAVVKQTSLYHALWVPITVLVIMRPSLGGTLHISWERLAGTAAGAVAGILLAVLGLPMVAVGMIAFAMLFFIFYCKGRNYLAFIAFLTADLVLVLASAFPHPWQSGAERMLDTVLGIGIGIGVSFVVWPNFARKNLRQAIGDLIAAQHRHFRQLRKAYLSDTPDSVHLLSGRLQARESLDNCTQKCTDAAIEPGLISGQRQELLNLVDVFAKLHKTLIALSSIVANSTGVFKGEIQPDFERLMDTIQNQFSQLETYARTGEASLSPQAFNDCFSRFMVRLGTMRMNGEFDRFPLDARNNSSSFILQIRQIGDGLDQIYAGLKNLRTPQ, encoded by the coding sequence ATGCAGCATAACCACTGGGCCCGATTATCCAAAGAGCTCACCTTTTCCTCCCAGATCTTCCGCCATGCCCTGAGGGCCGCCATTGCCATCACCCTGGCCGTTGCCGTGGTCAAGCAGACATCCCTTTACCACGCCCTGTGGGTGCCGATCACCGTACTGGTGATTATGCGGCCCTCTTTGGGCGGCACCCTGCACATCAGTTGGGAGCGGCTGGCCGGCACGGCGGCAGGTGCGGTTGCGGGTATCCTCCTGGCCGTTCTTGGGCTGCCCATGGTTGCTGTCGGCATGATTGCCTTTGCAATGCTGTTTTTTATTTTCTATTGTAAAGGGCGAAACTATCTCGCGTTTATTGCATTCCTGACCGCTGATCTAGTGCTTGTTCTGGCAAGCGCCTTTCCCCATCCCTGGCAAAGCGGGGCCGAACGTATGCTGGACACGGTTCTGGGCATCGGCATCGGCATCGGGGTCTCTTTTGTGGTATGGCCCAACTTTGCCAGAAAGAACCTGCGCCAGGCCATAGGCGATCTGATCGCGGCCCAGCATCGTCATTTCAGGCAGCTTCGCAAGGCCTATCTCAGCGACACCCCGGATTCGGTCCATCTTCTGTCCGGACGGCTGCAGGCCCGGGAAAGTCTGGATAACTGTACCCAGAAATGCACGGACGCAGCCATAGAGCCCGGACTGATTTCGGGCCAGCGCCAGGAATTGCTCAACCTGGTGGATGTTTTTGCCAAACTGCATAAAACACTGATTGCGCTCTCCTCCATTGTCGCCAATTCCACAGGGGTATTCAAAGGAGAGATCCAGCCTGATTTTGAACGGCTCATGGATACGATTCAGAATCAATTTTCACAGTTGGAAACCTATGCCCGCACCGGGGAGGCATCCCTCTCCCCCCAGGCCTTCAACGACTGCTTCAGCCGGTTCATGGTCCGGCTGGGCACCATGCGTATGAACGGGGAATTTGACCGATTTCCCCTGGACGCCCGGAACAATTCATCCTCTTTTATCCTC